One window from the genome of Oscillospiraceae bacterium encodes:
- a CDS encoding AIR synthase-related protein, whose product MNNKDSAYAGRGVSASKDEVHSAIANVDKGLFPGAFCKMISDPCGDDGFCALMHADGAGTKSALAYMYYKETGEEDVFSDIAQDSLIMNIDDLLCVGATGGFVVSNTIGRNAHRIPGSVIKRIIGGYEECADILRRYGIDITLSGGETADVGDLVRTVIADSTVFCRLRRTDVIDCSDIRPGNVIVGLASSGKAVYEKRYNAGMGSNGLTAARHLLFSSVYRDKYPETFSPTIERELVYCGKYLLTDELPGASGITVGRAVLSPTRTYAPLIKSILDDSRRGIYGIIHCSGGAQVKCRSFGRGLKYVKDSLFDLPPLFETLSKCDISRRELYNVFNCGHRAEIYCDGCEADRIIASAESFGIDAKVIGHVEASDSDRNKVLIVDRFGQYEY is encoded by the coding sequence ATGAACAATAAGGATTCGGCATACGCAGGCAGAGGCGTTTCCGCTTCAAAGGACGAGGTGCACAGCGCAATCGCAAATGTCGACAAAGGGCTTTTCCCTGGCGCATTTTGTAAGATGATCTCCGATCCGTGCGGAGACGACGGCTTTTGCGCTCTCATGCATGCGGACGGCGCCGGCACAAAGAGCGCTCTTGCGTATATGTATTATAAAGAAACCGGCGAAGAGGATGTTTTCTCCGATATAGCTCAGGATTCACTCATTATGAATATCGACGATTTGCTCTGCGTCGGAGCTACCGGAGGCTTTGTGGTCAGCAATACGATAGGGCGAAACGCGCACCGTATTCCCGGCTCCGTGATAAAGCGCATAATCGGCGGATATGAGGAATGCGCCGACATTCTGCGTAGATACGGAATAGATATTACTCTTTCCGGAGGCGAGACTGCGGATGTCGGCGATCTTGTAAGGACTGTCATCGCCGATTCCACCGTTTTCTGCAGGCTGCGCCGCACAGACGTGATCGACTGCTCGGATATCCGTCCCGGAAATGTGATCGTCGGCCTCGCTTCCTCCGGAAAAGCCGTATATGAAAAGCGTTATAACGCCGGAATGGGCTCGAACGGGCTTACCGCCGCGCGTCATCTTCTCTTTTCTTCCGTATATCGCGATAAATACCCTGAGACATTTTCTCCCACGATAGAACGCGAATTGGTCTATTGCGGTAAATATCTGCTTACCGACGAGCTTCCCGGAGCATCCGGCATTACAGTCGGCCGCGCCGTGCTTTCTCCCACCCGCACATACGCTCCGCTTATTAAAAGTATCCTGGACGATTCGCGCCGGGGAATATACGGCATAATTCACTGCAGCGGTGGCGCACAGGTAAAATGCCGCAGCTTCGGCAGAGGGCTTAAATACGTAAAGGATTCACTTTTCGATCTTCCGCCGCTTTTTGAAACGCTTTCAAAATGCGATATTTCTCGCCGCGAGCTATACAATGTGTTCAACTGCGGCCACCGTGCCGAAATATATTGCGACGGATGTGAGGCAGACAGGATAATTGCTTCTGCCGAAAGCTTCGGAATAGACGCAAAGGTCATAGGACATGTCGAAGCATCGGATTCGGATCGTAACAAGGTGCTGATTGTCGACCGATTCGGTCAATATGAATATTGA
- a CDS encoding DNA topoisomerase (ATP-hydrolyzing) subunit A → MPKPRRTLDKTASNSENKSAAISERPITRTLEENYMPYTMSVIISRAIPEIDGFKPAHRKLLYTMYKMGLLGGQRTKSANVVGQTMKLNPHGDMAIYETLVRLTRANEALLHPFIDSKGSFGKQYSKMAFAAARYTEVRLDSICGEIFSGIDKDAVDLVDNYDSTLKEPALLPTAFPNLLANPNTGIAVGIASNICSFNLGEIIDTTVALIRDPDHDIFSTLKAPDFSTGAMLLYNREQLEQVYRTGKGSVRLRSRYNYEKSGNLIEIKEIPYTTNIETIVDKIADLAKSGKLKEISDVRDETDLNGLKIAIDLKRGVDPDKLMKRLYKLTTLEDDFPCNFNILISGTPRLMGIKEIISEWHAFRCECLRRELYYDLRKKEEKLHMLRGLEKILLDIDKAIAIIRGTKNDREVVPNLAAGFDIDEAQAEYVAEIKLRNLNKEYILQRTADIERLLKEIADIEAILKSEKRLDNMIVKQLTDIKEKYAIPRKTEIIYEDALPAEDTESEPEIEDYPVYAVMTRDGYLKKISLASMRGNDEQSLKEKDEIVFSGEVTNRTEILFLSDRSQCYKARMSDFEGTKSSALGDFIPAKLGFDSGERVMFTVFTVSYAETLYILFENGKAVALSIETYKTKNNRKKLTNAYSDSSPVCAMSVLQAGEDAEFLIKTDSGRALVIKPSLIPLKSTRTSGGVQIIALKKQDKPSLFVKVEKGSKTLSKYRKLKVPSPGAIWEDQISLDQEKQ, encoded by the coding sequence ATGCCGAAACCGAGAAGAACATTGGATAAAACCGCCTCGAATTCCGAAAACAAATCCGCCGCAATCAGCGAGCGTCCCATAACAAGGACGCTCGAGGAAAATTACATGCCATACACCATGAGCGTGATCATTTCTCGTGCTATCCCGGAAATCGACGGCTTCAAACCCGCCCACCGAAAGCTTTTATATACCATGTACAAGATGGGTCTGCTTGGCGGACAGCGCACGAAAAGCGCGAATGTCGTAGGGCAGACAATGAAGCTCAACCCGCATGGCGACATGGCTATATATGAAACTCTCGTGCGTCTTACAAGGGCAAATGAAGCGCTTTTACATCCATTCATAGACTCAAAAGGCAGCTTTGGAAAACAATATTCCAAAATGGCCTTCGCCGCCGCCAGATATACCGAGGTAAGGCTTGATTCAATTTGCGGTGAGATATTTTCAGGAATAGATAAAGACGCCGTTGACCTTGTCGATAATTACGACAGCACGCTTAAAGAGCCCGCGCTGCTTCCCACGGCATTTCCGAATCTTCTCGCAAACCCAAACACAGGCATCGCAGTAGGAATTGCCTCCAATATATGCTCATTTAACTTAGGCGAGATAATCGACACGACAGTCGCGCTTATCCGCGATCCCGACCATGATATTTTTTCCACGCTTAAAGCCCCCGATTTTTCCACCGGGGCAATGCTTTTATATAACCGTGAGCAGCTTGAACAGGTATACCGTACCGGAAAAGGCAGTGTTCGTCTGCGTTCAAGGTACAATTATGAAAAAAGCGGAAATCTGATCGAAATCAAGGAAATACCTTATACCACAAATATTGAAACGATAGTTGATAAGATCGCCGATCTCGCAAAATCCGGAAAGCTCAAGGAAATTTCCGATGTGCGCGATGAAACGGATTTGAATGGGCTTAAAATTGCAATTGACTTAAAGCGCGGAGTCGATCCTGACAAGCTTATGAAGCGATTATACAAGCTCACCACCCTTGAAGATGATTTCCCGTGCAATTTCAACATCCTCATTTCCGGAACGCCGCGACTGATGGGGATAAAGGAGATTATTTCCGAATGGCACGCCTTCCGCTGTGAATGCCTGCGCCGTGAGCTTTATTATGACCTTCGTAAAAAAGAAGAGAAGCTGCATATGCTGCGCGGGCTTGAAAAGATTCTTTTGGATATAGACAAGGCTATTGCGATTATTCGCGGCACAAAAAACGACCGCGAGGTCGTCCCGAATCTAGCCGCCGGCTTCGATATTGACGAAGCACAGGCCGAGTATGTCGCAGAAATAAAGCTGCGCAATCTCAACAAGGAATACATACTTCAGCGCACCGCCGATATCGAACGGCTTCTCAAGGAAATTGCCGATATCGAAGCGATTTTAAAGAGCGAAAAGCGTCTTGACAATATGATCGTAAAGCAGCTTACAGATATAAAGGAAAAATACGCAATTCCCAGAAAAACCGAAATTATATACGAAGACGCGCTTCCTGCTGAAGATACGGAAAGCGAACCGGAAATTGAGGATTATCCAGTTTATGCCGTGATGACGCGTGACGGATATTTAAAAAAGATTTCACTCGCCTCCATGCGCGGCAATGACGAGCAGAGCCTTAAGGAAAAGGATGAGATCGTGTTTTCCGGTGAAGTCACAAACCGCACCGAAATATTATTCTTATCCGACCGGAGCCAATGCTATAAAGCGCGAATGTCGGATTTTGAAGGGACAAAGTCATCTGCATTAGGTGATTTCATCCCGGCAAAGCTCGGTTTTGACAGCGGTGAGCGCGTGATGTTCACTGTTTTTACCGTTTCATACGCCGAAACGCTTTATATTCTATTTGAAAACGGCAAAGCCGTCGCGCTTTCGATTGAAACCTATAAAACAAAAAACAACCGTAAAAAGCTCACGAATGCTTATTCGGATTCTTCGCCTGTCTGCGCTATGTCTGTCCTTCAAGCGGGAGAGGACGCCGAATTTTTAATCAAGACAGATTCGGGACGTGCGCTGGTGATAAAGCCGTCATTGATCCCGCTTAAGTCGACCCGCACAAGCGGCGGCGTTCAGATTATCGCGCTGAAAAAGCAGGACAAGCCATCCTTGTTCGTTAAAGTCGAAAAAGGCAGCAAGACTCTTTCAAAATACAGGAAGCTCAAGGTTCCTTCTCCCGGTGCCATTTGGGAAGATCAAATAAGTCTGGATCAGGAAAAACAATAA
- the hflX gene encoding GTPase HflX translates to MQEQNNFISYSDTEMPKCALCALINDTFDEKAAEISLDELSRLVETAGGIPFARITQARQTPDPTTYFGSGKLSELKKLCEDNAVTLTVFDDELSPSQIKNIEDAIGDVRVIDRTMLILDIFAKNAKTSEGMLQVEIAGLRYTAPRLIGKGTEMSRLGGGIGTRGPGESKLETDKRHIKRRILFLEQALKELEGKRSEQRKGRKKSGLPQIAIAGYTNSGKSTLLNKLTDAGILAEDKLFATLDPTTRKLKLPNSAEVLMTDTVGFISRLPHHLIKAFKSTLDEVTFADVVIVLLDASDPQVKKHFEVSDSILLQLFTEAGKKYPKTLYVFNKCDLPEAEKLTFGLPEIKDSVFISAKTGEGIQQMLEKMEALIFEDTRHVKLRFPSSEGQILNSLYKLSAVRSTEYDGSDTIVEADIDEKTAGIYKKYII, encoded by the coding sequence ATGCAAGAACAAAACAATTTCATTTCATATTCCGATACCGAAATGCCCAAGTGTGCGCTCTGTGCGCTGATTAATGATACATTTGATGAAAAGGCAGCCGAAATATCTCTTGACGAGCTTTCGCGCCTTGTAGAGACGGCAGGCGGAATCCCGTTTGCCAGGATCACGCAGGCGCGCCAGACTCCCGATCCCACCACCTATTTCGGTTCAGGAAAGCTTTCGGAATTGAAAAAGCTATGCGAAGACAATGCCGTAACGCTGACCGTATTCGATGATGAGCTGTCACCGTCGCAAATAAAGAATATAGAAGACGCAATAGGTGATGTCCGCGTAATTGACCGCACGATGCTTATCCTCGATATATTCGCAAAGAACGCGAAAACTTCAGAGGGTATGCTGCAGGTTGAAATCGCGGGGCTTCGCTACACCGCTCCGCGCCTTATCGGAAAAGGCACGGAAATGTCCCGGCTCGGCGGCGGCATAGGAACACGCGGTCCGGGTGAATCAAAGCTCGAAACAGACAAGCGCCATATCAAGAGGCGTATTTTATTTCTTGAACAAGCTCTTAAGGAGTTGGAGGGCAAACGATCCGAGCAGCGCAAAGGCAGAAAAAAGAGCGGGCTTCCTCAAATCGCAATCGCCGGATACACCAACTCCGGCAAATCGACGCTTTTAAACAAGCTGACCGACGCGGGCATACTTGCCGAAGACAAGCTTTTCGCAACGCTCGATCCGACCACGCGTAAATTAAAGCTGCCGAATTCAGCGGAGGTACTCATGACCGATACTGTCGGCTTTATCTCCCGCCTGCCGCATCATCTGATCAAAGCATTTAAATCTACGCTCGATGAGGTGACTTTTGCCGATGTCGTAATCGTGCTTCTCGACGCGTCGGATCCCCAGGTAAAAAAGCATTTCGAAGTCAGTGATTCAATCCTCTTACAGCTTTTCACCGAAGCCGGCAAAAAATATCCGAAAACTCTTTATGTCTTCAATAAATGTGATCTGCCTGAAGCCGAAAAGCTCACATTCGGGCTGCCCGAAATAAAGGATTCTGTTTTTATCTCCGCCAAAACCGGTGAAGGCATTCAGCAAATGCTTGAAAAAATGGAAGCTCTCATATTTGAGGATACCCGACATGTCAAGCTGCGTTTTCCATCATCGGAAGGTCAGATCCTCAATTCCCTTTACAAGCTCTCTGCCGTAAGGTCAACCGAATACGACGGATCTGATACCATTGTAGAAGCCGATATAGATGAAAAAACCGCCGGAATTTATAAAAAATACATCATTTGA
- the rpmE gene encoding 50S ribosomal protein L31 — protein sequence MKNGIHPNYKDTVIVCACGAEYPTKSTKQDIHVEICSKCHPFFTGKQKFVDAGGRVDKFNKKFNRG from the coding sequence ATGAAAAACGGAATCCATCCGAATTATAAAGATACCGTGATTGTATGCGCATGCGGTGCCGAATATCCGACAAAATCCACAAAACAGGATATTCACGTAGAAATTTGCTCTAAATGTCATCCGTTCTTCACCGGCAAACAGAAGTTTGTCGATGCAGGCGGACGTGTTGATAAATTCAACAAGAAATTCAATCGCGGTTGA
- a CDS encoding TrkA family potassium uptake protein, whose protein sequence is MKSILIVGIGRFGRFLAIKLASLKNEVMIVDKSEAAINEVLPYVTTAQIADFSNEQVVKSTGVSNFDVCVVAIGDDFQASLVITSLLKENGAKYVIAKASRLNHAKFLLKNGADEIVYPEKELAERLAVKLSAKNVFEYIELSDDYAIYEIPPLKSWVGKSIAQKGIRSKYNINILAIKQEGIIYPNPDPEFVFTGKEHLVVMGRKKDIEKTVD, encoded by the coding sequence ATGAAATCCATTCTTATAGTCGGTATTGGACGTTTCGGACGCTTTTTGGCAATCAAGCTTGCTTCATTAAAAAACGAAGTCATGATTGTCGACAAATCAGAAGCCGCCATTAATGAAGTGCTTCCTTATGTCACCACAGCTCAGATAGCAGATTTTTCAAATGAGCAGGTCGTAAAATCAACAGGCGTATCAAATTTTGACGTATGTGTTGTCGCCATAGGAGACGATTTTCAAGCCTCTCTTGTGATTACCTCTCTTCTCAAAGAAAACGGAGCCAAATACGTAATCGCAAAGGCTTCACGCTTGAACCATGCCAAATTTCTTCTTAAAAACGGTGCCGATGAAATTGTTTATCCGGAAAAGGAACTCGCCGAAAGGCTTGCCGTCAAGCTCTCCGCCAAGAACGTTTTCGAATATATAGAGCTATCTGACGATTACGCTATTTATGAAATACCGCCGCTTAAAAGTTGGGTCGGTAAATCGATAGCGCAAAAAGGAATCAGAAGCAAATACAACATAAACATCCTTGCTATCAAGCAGGAGGGCATTATTTATCCGAATCCCGATCCCGAGTTTGTATTCACCGGGAAAGAGCATCTTGTCGTCATGGGGCGTAAAAAAGATATAGAAAAAACTGTTGATTGA